A genomic window from Campylobacter magnus includes:
- the thiH gene encoding 2-iminoacetate synthase ThiH codes for MLMYLPHQERLDNEILNAVLAERESADFEHYSANDVKIALKKSFLDLEDFKALLSPAAAPLLEDMMWAAKAAKERYFGKNIYLFTPLYISNHCENLCVYCGFNSRNNIRRAQLDDDGIIKELESIASAGFEELLMLTGEAPAFSSVDYIANACRLASERFATLGIEVYPLSVENYAKMHENGSDYVTVFQETYNPRRYAQLHLEGDKTAFGYRFEAQERALKAGMRGVAFGALFGLDMWRQDALSVGLHASLLQKRYQDAEISISVPRLRPIINNSKITPKDVRERELAQIICAYRLFLPFANITLSTRESVKFRDNAVKFGVSKVSAGVKVGIGEHGDDKAGQGDGQFEISDSRDGEQMRAMLRLNGLVPVESEHVFLG; via the coding sequence ATGCTAATGTATCTGCCACATCAAGAGCGCCTTGATAATGAGATTTTAAACGCTGTTTTAGCTGAGCGAGAGAGTGCTGATTTTGAGCATTACAGCGCAAATGATGTAAAAATTGCGCTTAAAAAAAGCTTTTTGGATTTAGAGGATTTTAAAGCGCTTTTAAGCCCAGCGGCTGCGCCTTTGCTAGAGGATATGATGTGGGCGGCAAAGGCGGCAAAAGAGCGGTATTTTGGTAAAAATATCTATCTTTTTACCCCGCTTTATATCTCAAATCACTGCGAAAATCTCTGCGTTTATTGCGGATTTAATAGCCGAAATAATATCCGCCGTGCCCAGCTAGATGATGATGGCATTATAAAAGAGCTTGAAAGCATTGCCTCTGCTGGCTTTGAAGAGCTTCTTATGCTAACAGGCGAGGCTCCAGCTTTTAGCAGCGTGGACTATATAGCAAATGCGTGCAGGCTTGCTAGTGAGCGTTTTGCCACGCTTGGCATAGAGGTTTATCCACTAAGCGTGGAAAACTACGCTAAAATGCACGAAAACGGCAGCGATTATGTAACTGTTTTTCAAGAAACTTATAATCCACGCAGGTATGCGCAACTTCACTTAGAGGGCGATAAAACAGCCTTTGGATATCGCTTTGAGGCTCAAGAAAGAGCGCTAAAAGCTGGTATGAGAGGCGTGGCTTTTGGTGCACTTTTTGGGCTTGATATGTGGAGGCAAGATGCTCTAAGCGTGGGGCTTCACGCAAGTCTGCTTCAAAAACGCTACCAAGATGCTGAAATATCAATCTCAGTGCCTCGCCTTCGCCCTATTATAAATAATAGCAAAATCACCCCAAAAGATGTGCGTGAGCGAGAATTAGCGCAGATAATTTGTGCGTATAGGCTATTTTTGCCTTTTGCGAACATTACGCTTAGCACTAGAGAGAGCGTGAAGTTTCGCGATAATGCTGTGAAGTTTGGCGTTAGCAAGGTAAGTGCTGGGGTAAAGGTAGGCATAGGCGAACACGGAGATGATAAAGCAGGGCAGGGTGATGGGCAGTTTGAGATAAGTGATAGCCGTGATGGGGAGCAGATGCGAGCGATGCTGCGCTTAAATGGTCTTGTGCCAGTTGAGAGCGAGCATGTGTTTTTGGGCTAG
- a CDS encoding thiazole synthase, with product MKDDLIIAGRSFSSRFIMGSGKFDPELIKACVEAGGAQIITLALRRANSKGGEFLKYIPKDVALLANTSGAKTAEQALQIALLARELGCGEMIKVELIGESKYLLPDNHESIKACELLAKNGFAPLVYMLPDLVAARAMVDAGAAAIMPLAAPIGSNLGLANKNLIEILIREINLPIIVDAGIGRPSEACAAMEMGCAAVMLNTAIATSGDVALMAGAFGKAIKAGREAYLARFGRVLENSGEASSPLSGFLE from the coding sequence ATGAAAGACGATTTAATCATAGCAGGGCGTAGTTTTAGCTCTCGTTTTATCATGGGATCTGGCAAGTTTGATCCAGAGCTTATCAAAGCTTGCGTAGAAGCTGGTGGTGCGCAGATCATCACTCTAGCGCTGCGCAGGGCAAATAGTAAGGGTGGAGAGTTTTTAAAATATATCCCAAAAGATGTAGCCTTACTAGCAAATACTAGTGGGGCAAAAACAGCCGAACAAGCCCTACAAATCGCACTTCTAGCCCGTGAGCTAGGCTGCGGTGAGATGATAAAAGTAGAGCTAATTGGCGAGAGCAAATATCTTTTGCCCGATAACCATGAGAGCATAAAAGCCTGCGAGCTACTAGCCAAAAACGGCTTTGCGCCACTTGTTTATATGCTGCCTGATCTAGTAGCGGCTCGTGCTATGGTAGATGCTGGCGCAGCTGCTATCATGCCCCTAGCTGCACCTATTGGCTCAAATCTAGGCCTAGCAAACAAAAATCTTATAGAAATCTTAATTCGTGAAATAAATCTGCCTATAATCGTCGATGCTGGTATCGGCAGACCTAGCGAGGCTTGCGCTGCTATGGAAATGGGCTGTGCGGCTGTGATGCTAAATACTGCTATTGCTACATCTGGCGATGTTGCGCTTATGGCTGGGGCTTTTGGTAAGGCTATAAAAGCAGGGCGAGAGGCTTACCTAGCTCGTTTTGGGCGTGTGCTTGAGAATAGCGGTGAGGCTAGTTCTCCGCTTAGTGGGTTTTTGGAATAA
- a CDS encoding 4-hydroxy-3-methylbut-2-enyl diphosphate reductase yields the protein MKIEIAKSCGFCFGVKRAVQIASKHRGASTIGELIHNSQEIARLKDECGVKTLKNINELSGETAIIRTHGITKSDLATLKERGTKVIDATCPFVTKPQQIVEKMSAEGYEIIFFGDREHPESKSVTSYANKVYIVSNADELEKLKLRNKVALISQTTKKLENFNKIAAALISKCKEVRVFNTICDATFKNQEACQELAKRADIMIVIGGKTSSNTKQLFYIASELCDAHHIENADELEPAWFKDKELCGITAGASTPEWIITQIIDKIKQITA from the coding sequence ATGAAAATAGAAATCGCAAAAAGCTGTGGATTTTGTTTTGGGGTAAAGCGTGCGGTGCAAATTGCCAGTAAGCACAGAGGAGCTAGCACCATAGGCGAGCTAATCCACAATAGCCAAGAAATCGCACGTCTAAAAGATGAATGTGGCGTAAAAACGCTAAAAAACATAAACGAACTAAGTGGTGAAACCGCCATCATCCGCACGCACGGTATCACAAAAAGTGATCTAGCTACTCTAAAAGAGCGTGGCACAAAGGTAATAGATGCAACTTGCCCTTTTGTTACAAAGCCGCAGCAAATAGTAGAGAAAATGAGTGCTGAGGGCTATGAAATCATCTTTTTTGGCGATAGAGAACATCCTGAGAGCAAAAGTGTAACAAGCTACGCAAACAAAGTCTACATCGTCTCAAACGCTGATGAGCTAGAAAAGCTAAAACTAAGAAACAAAGTAGCTCTTATCTCACAAACTACAAAAAAACTTGAAAATTTCAATAAAATTGCCGCTGCTCTTATCTCAAAATGTAAAGAAGTAAGAGTGTTTAACACAATCTGTGATGCAACATTTAAAAACCAAGAAGCCTGCCAAGAACTAGCAAAAAGAGCTGATATTATGATAGTAATTGGTGGAAAAACTAGCTCAAACACAAAGCAGCTTTTTTACATAGCAAGTGAGCTTTGCGATGCTCATCATATAGAAAATGCTGATGAGCTAGAGCCTGCGTGGTTTAAGGATAAAGAGCTTTGTGGCATTACAGCTGGGGCTAGCACGCCTGAGTGGATTATCACACAAATTATAGATAAAATCAAGCAAATTACTGCTTAG
- the aroA gene encoding 3-phosphoshikimate 1-carboxyvinyltransferase, with amino-acid sequence MRVEALKKPFNASFEHLASDKSISHRCAIFSLLSSEPSVIKNYLEAEDTLNTLKIIQALGANVRWDKNKITITPPKEIKSTNEKVLDCGNSGTAIRLLMGFLASKQGEFILDGDEYLRKRPMRRVTEPLEKIGAVFEGKDKANFAPIKVKGKKLEFFSYDSPIASAQVKTAMILAGLNGKGCKISEPSLSRDHSEKMLSAMGASLSVDESKDGKIKIEVSPLKSPLKPINMAVPNDPSSCFFYALAAAIIPNSSVEIKNMLLNKTRIEAFKVLGCMGAKIEYKPKSGGYDDTGDVKISYNGRLKAVDVSENIAWLIDEAPALAIAFACADGTSTLKNAKELRVKECDRIAVTVSALRACGIEASELEDGFKITGGVAKSASIDSHGDHRIAMSFAVLGLLCGMEISKSEFIATSFPNFTKCLESLGTVVNE; translated from the coding sequence ATGAGAGTAGAAGCACTAAAAAAGCCCTTTAATGCTAGTTTTGAGCACTTAGCAAGCGATAAGAGCATAAGTCATCGTTGCGCTATTTTCTCACTTCTTAGCTCTGAGCCTAGCGTGATAAAAAACTACCTAGAAGCAGAAGATACGCTAAATACGCTAAAAATCATACAAGCTCTAGGCGCAAATGTAAGGTGGGATAAAAACAAAATCACTATCACACCACCAAAAGAGATAAAAAGCACAAATGAAAAAGTGCTAGATTGTGGGAATTCAGGCACGGCTATTAGACTACTTATGGGCTTTTTAGCTAGCAAGCAAGGCGAGTTTATCCTAGATGGCGATGAGTATTTGCGCAAGCGTCCTATGCGCCGCGTAACTGAGCCGCTAGAAAAAATCGGCGCAGTATTTGAGGGCAAAGATAAAGCAAACTTTGCGCCTATTAAGGTAAAGGGCAAAAAACTTGAATTTTTTAGCTATGATAGTCCTATTGCCTCAGCGCAGGTAAAGACAGCTATGATACTAGCAGGACTTAATGGCAAAGGCTGTAAAATTAGCGAACCAAGCCTAAGCCGTGATCATAGCGAAAAAATGCTAAGTGCGATGGGGGCTAGCCTTAGTGTAGATGAGAGCAAAGATGGAAAAATAAAAATAGAAGTAAGCCCGCTAAAATCACCTCTAAAGCCTATAAATATGGCAGTGCCAAATGATCCAAGCTCGTGCTTTTTTTATGCCCTAGCAGCGGCGATAATCCCGAATTCCAGTGTAGAGATAAAAAATATGCTACTAAATAAAACTCGCATTGAAGCCTTTAAGGTGCTAGGCTGCATGGGAGCTAAGATAGAATATAAACCAAAAAGCGGTGGCTATGATGACACGGGCGATGTGAAAATAAGCTATAATGGCAGGCTAAAAGCTGTGGATGTAAGCGAAAATATCGCATGGCTGATTGATGAGGCGCCTGCACTTGCTATTGCCTTTGCCTGTGCTGATGGCACTAGCACGCTAAAAAACGCAAAAGAGCTAAGAGTAAAAGAATGCGACCGTATCGCAGTAACAGTATCTGCGCTAAGGGCTTGTGGTATAGAAGCTAGCGAGCTTGAAGATGGATTTAAAATCACAGGCGGAGTAGCTAAAAGTGCTAGTATAGATAGCCACGGAGACCACCGAATTGCCATGAGTTTTGCTGTTTTGGGCTTGCTTTGTGGTATGGAGATTAGCAAAAGTGAGTTTATCGCTACTTCATTTCCAAACTTTACAAAATGCCTTGAAAGCCTTGGCACAGTGGTTAATGAGTAA